The Mucilaginibacter mallensis genome has a segment encoding these proteins:
- a CDS encoding BlaI/MecI/CopY family transcriptional regulator has product MEIKPTESELEILQIIWEKGQCTVRDVHEVLAKTKDAGYTTTLKLMQIMHDKGLVERDTSAKTHLYKALITREQAQNTALDKIISTVFKGSTSQLIMQALSSNKSSKAELDMIKDYLDKLEKNN; this is encoded by the coding sequence ATGGAAATAAAACCAACAGAAAGCGAGCTGGAAATACTGCAGATAATTTGGGAAAAGGGTCAATGCACTGTACGTGATGTACATGAAGTATTAGCCAAAACCAAGGACGCAGGTTACACCACTACCCTTAAGCTGATGCAGATAATGCACGATAAGGGTTTGGTAGAACGTGATACATCAGCCAAAACACATTTATATAAAGCTTTAATTACGCGAGAGCAAGCACAGAATACTGCTTTAGATAAAATTATATCGACAGTGTTTAAAGGCTCTACTTCGCAATTGATCATGCAGGCGCTGAGCAGCAATAAATCGTCAAAGGCAGAGCTGGACATGATAAAGGATTACCTGGATAAACTGGAAAAAAACAATTAA
- a CDS encoding M56 family metallopeptidase produces the protein MITSILINALGQAIFESFGQALLIYIGLQLFFQLFPGIGSNYRYDINYLGLTIITCWFLANLVKIYVHDASLPHYSMLLYNSGLVHDTKNLPTLLQQAESFIIKYAQYITGLYMIGLMLHSFKLLGGLVNIHQIRKQKNLSADSEWSAKTDTLVKNLGIVKKVSLYFSEHIQIPLTIGHFKPIVIFPLALINNLDTDQVEAILLHELAHIKRHDYLLNILQCIMDTILCFNPFAWLISKNIRAEREYCCDDMVVDAEYNNFTYSKALFIIAQQNKQNYALAMASANTNKYPLLNRIKRLNTMKTNDSLPKFHLLVVVAVAAIGALLAWGIPQYSVAKTTSHKMTKTAVYHLSPPAAPAPPAVAIEVQPVAPAPPPSPKKIMVFHIDTVADVHINDTAKRIKKFSIIMDDDKGNRKEYHSVNEMPESVKTEFLKENEGFGDMDSAKIASIKKLTNSPEWRKQMLDMKIQMDKQFNNPQWKKQVIAMQVEARKMAIKANSPEFKKQVAKMQAEADKIKIQFDSPEFKKQMEDIQVQIKDQANNPEFKKQMEDMQIKIKAQFDSPEWKKQVKDMQKQAIIISKQVNSKAWKVQVDDMKKQSEEMAKKFNDPEFKKEMEDMQKKIKDDIDRDMKKADEDSTKSGN, from the coding sequence ATGATAACGAGCATTCTTATTAACGCCCTGGGCCAGGCCATATTCGAATCATTCGGACAAGCCTTATTGATCTACATCGGTTTGCAATTGTTTTTTCAATTGTTTCCGGGTATAGGTTCAAACTATAGGTATGATATTAATTATTTAGGTCTGACTATAATCACCTGCTGGTTTTTGGCTAACCTGGTAAAAATATATGTGCATGATGCATCTCTCCCGCATTACAGCATGCTACTATATAATAGCGGCTTGGTACATGATACCAAAAATCTGCCTACCCTATTGCAGCAAGCCGAAAGCTTTATTATAAAGTATGCCCAGTATATAACCGGCTTGTACATGATCGGACTGATGTTGCACTCCTTTAAGTTATTGGGCGGCCTGGTAAACATTCACCAGATCAGGAAGCAAAAGAACCTGTCGGCCGATAGTGAATGGTCGGCGAAAACAGATACACTGGTTAAGAACCTGGGGATAGTGAAAAAGGTATCGCTCTATTTTTCGGAACATATACAAATACCACTTACTATAGGGCACTTTAAACCGATAGTTATATTCCCGCTGGCACTCATAAATAATTTGGATACCGACCAGGTGGAGGCCATATTATTACATGAATTGGCACATATTAAACGCCATGATTACCTGCTGAATATTTTGCAGTGTATTATGGATACCATTTTATGCTTCAACCCTTTTGCGTGGCTCATATCAAAAAACATACGGGCAGAACGCGAATATTGCTGTGATGACATGGTAGTTGATGCTGAGTACAACAATTTCACCTATTCAAAAGCGCTGTTCATCATCGCGCAGCAAAACAAACAGAACTATGCGCTGGCCATGGCGTCGGCAAATACAAATAAATATCCCTTATTAAACAGAATTAAAAGATTAAACACAATGAAAACAAACGATTCACTCCCCAAATTTCACCTGCTGGTTGTTGTAGCAGTTGCGGCAATTGGCGCTTTACTGGCCTGGGGAATACCACAATATAGTGTAGCCAAAACAACATCACACAAAATGACAAAAACTGCAGTTTATCATTTAAGTCCGCCCGCAGCACCGGCACCGCCCGCAGTAGCTATTGAGGTACAACCAGTTGCACCAGCACCTCCTCCATCTCCAAAAAAGATAATGGTATTCCATATTGATACCGTTGCGGATGTACATATAAACGACACCGCAAAGCGAATTAAAAAGTTTAGCATTATAATGGATGATGATAAAGGCAACAGGAAAGAATATCATTCGGTTAATGAAATGCCTGAATCGGTTAAAACTGAGTTTTTAAAAGAGAATGAAGGCTTTGGTGATATGGACAGTGCTAAAATTGCCTCGATCAAAAAACTAACTAATAGCCCGGAGTGGAGAAAACAAATGCTTGACATGAAGATTCAGATGGACAAGCAATTCAATAACCCGCAATGGAAAAAACAGGTAATAGCTATGCAAGTTGAGGCCAGAAAAATGGCTATAAAGGCAAATAGTCCTGAATTTAAAAAGCAGGTTGCTAAAATGCAGGCAGAAGCTGATAAAATAAAAATCCAGTTCGATAGCCCTGAATTTAAAAAGCAGATGGAAGACATCCAGGTGCAGATAAAAGATCAAGCTAACAATCCGGAGTTTAAAAAGCAGATGGAGGACATGCAGATAAAAATAAAGGCACAGTTTGACAGTCCGGAATGGAAAAAACAGGTGAAAGATATGCAAAAACAAGCCATCATTATCAGCAAGCAGGTTAACAGCAAAGCATGGAAAGTACAGGTTGATGACATGAAAAAACAAAGTGAGGAAATGGCTAAAAAATTTAATGATCCTGAGTTTAAAAAGGAGATGGAAGACATGCAAAAGAAAATAAAGGATGATATTGATCGCGACATGAAAAAGGCAGATGAGGACAGTACAAAGAGTGGAAACTAA
- the recN gene encoding DNA repair protein RecN, with amino-acid sequence MLQRLSISNYALIDNLEISFDKGLNILTGETGAGKSIILGALSLILGARAESRYFFNQQKKCVIEGSFKIEGFHLKSFFEDNDLDYETETVLRREISADGKSRAFVNDTPVNLTTLKALGEKLIDIHSQHATLEINDPDFQLLVVDSVAKHDGLLNDYRTKFKAYKRSISKLQQLIDESDKAKADLDYYQFQFDELEKANLAADEQEALEQELYTLNNAEEIKRNLAGANYLMNEGETSAILQLREAGHQLSTLEKFNSEITELHQRLNSAIIELKDIAVEIETIEQRTHTNEPRAEEINTRLSLVYTLQKKHRVNTNSELLQIQDDLSEKIQQAVFGDEAIEKLQKQLDTDKKELEHLAAELSANRSKVIPTIEKEILSTLAEMGMANSNLQIEKAPKPPKGELQQSANLFADTKGHNSPLGGLGDSGADVIRFLFSANKGHSLAEMSKVASGGELSRLMLSIKSLVAQNTALPTIIFDEIDTGVSGEVANKVGQIMEHLAGNLQVITITHLPQIASKGQSHYFVYKDDEGAITNTRIKQLNEQERVLEIAKMLSGDKPGESALQNARELLKA; translated from the coding sequence ATGCTCCAAAGGCTTTCTATTAGTAATTATGCTTTAATTGACAATCTCGAGATCAGTTTTGATAAAGGATTGAACATACTTACAGGCGAAACGGGCGCGGGTAAATCTATTATACTTGGCGCCCTTTCCCTTATTTTAGGTGCTCGTGCCGAGAGTCGCTACTTTTTTAATCAGCAAAAAAAATGTGTGATCGAAGGATCATTTAAGATAGAAGGATTTCATTTGAAATCCTTTTTTGAGGATAATGACCTTGATTACGAAACTGAAACCGTTTTAAGGCGTGAGATCTCTGCCGATGGCAAATCAAGGGCCTTTGTAAATGACACCCCGGTAAACCTTACTACCCTAAAAGCTTTAGGCGAAAAACTGATAGACATTCACTCGCAACATGCTACGCTGGAGATCAATGATCCCGATTTCCAATTGCTGGTTGTTGACTCCGTTGCCAAACATGATGGTTTGCTGAATGATTACCGTACTAAATTCAAGGCTTATAAAAGGTCCATCAGTAAATTACAGCAGTTGATTGATGAAAGCGACAAAGCAAAAGCCGACCTTGATTATTACCAGTTTCAGTTTGATGAGCTGGAAAAGGCAAACCTTGCTGCTGATGAGCAGGAAGCACTGGAGCAGGAATTATATACACTGAACAATGCCGAAGAAATAAAACGTAACCTGGCAGGTGCTAATTATTTGATGAACGAGGGCGAAACCAGCGCTATTCTACAATTGCGCGAGGCCGGGCATCAGTTGTCAACACTTGAAAAATTCAATTCTGAGATTACAGAGCTGCACCAGCGTTTAAATAGCGCTATCATCGAACTAAAAGATATAGCGGTAGAAATTGAAACCATCGAACAGCGCACCCATACCAATGAGCCCCGCGCCGAAGAGATCAATACCCGCCTGAGCCTGGTTTATACCCTACAAAAAAAACATCGGGTAAATACAAATTCGGAATTATTGCAGATCCAGGATGATCTGTCAGAAAAAATACAACAAGCCGTATTTGGTGACGAAGCGATAGAAAAGCTACAAAAGCAACTGGATACTGATAAAAAAGAGTTAGAACATCTAGCTGCTGAACTATCTGCCAATCGTTCAAAAGTTATCCCAACTATTGAGAAAGAGATATTAAGTACATTGGCTGAAATGGGAATGGCGAATTCGAATTTGCAAATTGAAAAGGCCCCCAAACCCCCTAAAGGGGAGTTACAGCAGTCGGCTAATCTTTTTGCAGATACCAAAGGACATAACTCCCCTTTAGGGGGTTTGGGGGATTCAGGTGCTGATGTGATCCGCTTCCTTTTCTCTGCCAACAAAGGCCATTCCCTTGCAGAGATGAGCAAAGTAGCATCGGGTGGTGAACTATCAAGGCTGATGCTCAGCATTAAGTCGCTGGTGGCGCAAAACACTGCCTTGCCGACTATTATTTTTGATGAGATTGATACAGGAGTATCAGGCGAGGTAGCCAATAAAGTTGGGCAGATAATGGAACATTTGGCCGGAAACTTACAGGTGATCACCATAACCCACCTACCTCAAATAGCCAGCAAGGGCCAGAGCCATTACTTTGTTTATAAAGATGATGAAGGCGCAATTACCAACACCCGTATTAAACAACTAAACGAACAGGAACGTGTGCTGGAAATTGCCAAAATGCTGAGCGGTGATAAACCAGGTGAGAGCGCGTTGCAAAATGCGAGGGAGTTGCTGAAAGCATAA
- the porD gene encoding type IX secretion system protein PorD, translated as MKTLSIYILLICLSYAATAQDLNARVTVLSPKIQTTNKRIFDQLSTAMKDFLNGRKWCADPILPEERFDCSFVLTVTSWDGNNSFSGELQVQSSRPVFNSSYSTSLLIVNDKDIDFTYDQGQTIDFSDQTFTSNLSSIMAFYAYTIIGIDYDSFSRFGGSQYFTAAQNVVNNAQTSSYKGWKAFDNNNVSRYWLAENLNNKTYLPLRSVMYDYHRNGLDVMADNAGKGLKVISGLLPQLTQIDRTRLGAMFPLVFFTAKSDELVSIFSKAESQDRLQAMNILNQADPANGNKYQTLQK; from the coding sequence ATGAAGACATTAAGCATTTATATCTTGTTGATTTGTTTAAGCTATGCAGCTACCGCGCAAGATCTGAATGCGAGGGTTACGGTCCTGTCCCCAAAAATTCAAACCACCAATAAGCGGATCTTTGACCAGCTGTCGACCGCCATGAAGGATTTTTTGAATGGCCGTAAATGGTGTGCCGATCCTATTTTACCCGAAGAACGCTTTGATTGTAGTTTTGTACTAACCGTTACCAGTTGGGATGGCAACAACAGCTTTAGCGGCGAATTACAGGTGCAATCCTCAAGACCTGTCTTCAACTCATCATACTCCACCAGCCTGCTTATAGTTAACGATAAGGATATTGATTTCACTTACGACCAGGGGCAAACCATTGATTTTAGCGACCAAACATTTACCAGCAACTTAAGTTCAATAATGGCCTTTTATGCTTATACAATTATAGGCATAGATTATGACAGCTTCTCCAGGTTTGGTGGCAGTCAATATTTTACCGCTGCACAAAACGTGGTTAACAACGCACAAACATCGTCATACAAAGGCTGGAAAGCATTTGATAATAACAACGTGAGCAGGTATTGGCTCGCAGAAAACCTTAATAACAAAACCTATTTGCCCTTACGTAGTGTGATGTATGATTACCATCGTAACGGGCTTGATGTAATGGCTGATAATGCCGGCAAAGGGTTAAAAGTTATTTCAGGCTTGCTACCCCAGCTTACCCAAATTGACCGCACACGTTTAGGCGCCATGTTCCCGCTGGTATTTTTTACTGCTAAGAGCGATGAACTGGTGTCCATATTCAGCAAAGCCGAATCACAAGACAGGCTTCAGGCCATGAATATCCTTAACCAGGCTGATCCGGCTAATGGTAATAAGTACCAGACGTTGCAGAAGTAA
- a CDS encoding enoyl-ACP reductase FabI, which yields MAYNLLKGKKGIIFGALDENSIAWKTAQHCYAEGAEIVLTNAPIALRMGTINKLAEEINAPVIPADVTNADDITNLFVKAKEHFGGGVDFILHSIGMSINVRKNIPYTENNYDFTHKGLDISAISLHRVLQIAMKEDAINEWGSVVALTYIAGQRVFPSYNDMADGKAMLESIARNFGYFYGVEKKVRINTVSQSPTRTTAGSGVKGFDGFISYAEKMSPLGNASADQCADYCVSLFSDLTKMVTMQNLFHDGGFSFTGVSQAVIEQMEKE from the coding sequence ATGGCTTATAACTTATTAAAAGGCAAAAAAGGAATTATTTTTGGCGCATTGGATGAGAACTCCATCGCCTGGAAAACAGCTCAGCATTGTTATGCCGAGGGTGCCGAAATAGTATTAACCAATGCCCCTATTGCTTTGCGTATGGGCACTATCAATAAACTTGCCGAAGAGATCAATGCCCCGGTTATCCCTGCGGATGTTACCAATGCTGATGATATTACCAACCTTTTCGTAAAAGCTAAAGAGCATTTTGGCGGAGGTGTTGATTTTATACTGCACTCGATAGGTATGAGTATTAACGTGCGCAAAAACATTCCTTATACCGAAAATAATTACGATTTCACCCACAAGGGTCTTGATATTTCAGCTATCAGCTTACACCGTGTATTGCAGATTGCTATGAAAGAAGATGCTATTAACGAATGGGGATCAGTTGTGGCGTTAACTTATATTGCTGGTCAGCGTGTGTTCCCTAGCTATAATGATATGGCGGATGGTAAAGCGATGCTGGAAAGTATAGCACGTAACTTTGGTTATTTCTATGGCGTTGAGAAAAAAGTACGTATCAATACAGTATCACAATCACCAACCCGTACTACTGCAGGTTCAGGCGTTAAAGGTTTTGACGGATTTATCAGCTATGCTGAAAAAATGAGTCCACTAGGTAATGCATCGGCTGATCAATGTGCTGATTATTGCGTAAGCCTGTTCTCTGACCTTACCAAAATGGTTACCATGCAAAATCTTTTCCACGATGGCGGCTTCTCATTCACCGGAGTTTCTCAAGCTGTTATTGAGCAAATGGAGAAAGAGTAA
- a CDS encoding DNA-directed RNA polymerase subunit omega — protein sequence MSANANNTKPAVASSTVTRDLRELDVETGNIYESIVIMSKRANQLSNNIKEELHQKLSEFASSNDNLEEIFENREQIEISKYYERLPKPSLVAVQEFLDGKVYYRNPAKEQQ from the coding sequence ATGAGTGCTAACGCTAATAATACCAAGCCTGCTGTAGCAAGCAGCACAGTAACCCGCGATTTACGTGAGTTAGATGTTGAAACAGGGAACATTTATGAGTCTATCGTAATTATGTCAAAAAGAGCCAACCAGCTTTCAAACAACATAAAAGAAGAATTGCATCAAAAACTTTCAGAATTTGCTTCATCTAACGATAACTTAGAAGAGATATTCGAAAACCGTGAGCAAATTGAAATATCTAAATATTACGAAAGACTGCCTAAACCATCATTGGTAGCAGTTCAGGAATTTTTAGATGGTAAAGTTTACTACCGCAATCCGGCTAAAGAGCAACAATAA
- a CDS encoding outer membrane protein assembly factor BamD, translated as MFKKQLPLLGAILIVLVLAFGSCKSKFEKLKASNDYAKKYKEAIRLYNKRDYSKALELFETLVQRYRGQSQAEDLYYYYAYTNYKLKDYTSASYHFKTFADTYPSSTRAEECRFMSAYCHYLDSPIYSLDQENTLKAIEALQLFINLYPKSERVAEASKLIQNLRDKLEQKAYENAKLYLTIGDYQAATIAFGNALRDYPDTKYAEDMEYLTIQAQYQYAKKSREDFQEDRFTQAIVDADQFTEKYPKSKDLAEVATLRKESDRGIVQAKKVLAEALTDERLARKLAKKDTTKSQPPSEKGNDNQKIPN; from the coding sequence ATGTTTAAAAAACAACTACCCCTATTAGGGGCTATTTTAATTGTATTAGTACTTGCATTCGGAAGCTGTAAAAGCAAATTTGAAAAGCTGAAAGCAAGTAATGATTATGCCAAAAAATACAAGGAAGCTATAAGGCTTTATAACAAAAGGGATTACAGTAAAGCACTGGAATTATTTGAAACCCTGGTACAACGTTACCGCGGGCAAAGCCAGGCTGAGGACCTTTATTATTACTATGCCTATACTAACTATAAACTGAAGGATTATACTTCGGCCAGCTATCACTTTAAAACATTTGCTGATACTTACCCAAGCAGTACCCGAGCCGAGGAGTGCCGATTTATGTCGGCCTATTGCCATTACCTGGATTCGCCGATCTATTCGCTTGATCAGGAGAACACGTTAAAGGCTATTGAGGCATTGCAATTGTTCATTAACCTTTATCCTAAGAGTGAACGTGTGGCCGAGGCAAGTAAGCTGATCCAAAACCTGCGCGATAAACTGGAGCAGAAAGCATATGAAAATGCCAAGCTATATTTAACTATAGGCGATTATCAGGCTGCAACTATAGCATTTGGTAATGCTTTACGCGATTATCCGGATACTAAATATGCTGAGGATATGGAATACCTTACCATACAGGCGCAATACCAGTATGCAAAAAAGAGCAGGGAGGATTTTCAGGAAGATCGCTTTACACAGGCCATTGTTGATGCCGACCAGTTCACTGAAAAGTATCCAAAAAGTAAAGACCTTGCTGAGGTTGCTACCCTGCGAAAAGAAAGCGACCGCGGTATAGTACAAGCCAAGAAAGTATTGGCAGAAGCGCTAACAGACGAGCGACTGGCCAGAAAACTAGCTAAAAAAGACACAACTAAATCTCAGCCTCCATCAGAGAAAGGGAACGATAATCAGAAAATACCAAATTAA
- a CDS encoding serine aminopeptidase domain-containing protein has protein sequence MKHKLLSTLLAVLVFAGCSTSKHQAKPIKFDTYINGIITRIDTMTFTDSSRGRDIPIAIYYTAHTSPKKLVILNPGYGGTKTDYGYIAVNLANNGYMVVTIQHDLPGDTPIPTTGNIYELRKPFWDTGVKSIFFVAAKIKAMYPQLDYKYIALIGHSNGGDMAMLIANEYPGFAKIVITLDNRRVPFPRASKPKIFSIRSSDQPADLGVLPSTEEQEKYHIKIVKVNATHNNMGGMDETDAQKTEINSLIINYLNSNN, from the coding sequence ATGAAACATAAATTACTATCAACTTTATTAGCGGTGCTTGTATTTGCCGGGTGTAGTACATCTAAACACCAAGCAAAACCCATTAAGTTTGACACTTATATTAATGGTATAATCACCCGCATAGATACCATGACATTTACAGATAGTTCGCGCGGGCGGGATATACCAATAGCTATATATTATACAGCCCATACATCACCAAAAAAACTGGTGATACTCAATCCAGGTTATGGCGGTACAAAAACCGATTACGGTTACATAGCTGTTAACCTTGCCAACAACGGCTATATGGTGGTTACAATTCAGCATGATCTGCCTGGTGATACGCCCATACCAACAACAGGTAACATTTATGAGCTAAGAAAACCATTTTGGGATACGGGGGTAAAAAGCATATTTTTTGTGGCTGCTAAAATAAAAGCGATGTATCCGCAACTTGATTATAAGTACATTGCATTAATCGGCCATTCAAACGGTGGCGATATGGCAATGCTTATCGCCAATGAATACCCGGGTTTTGCCAAAATTGTAATAACACTTGATAACAGGCGAGTTCCTTTTCCACGTGCATCAAAACCTAAAATATTCTCCATCCGCTCAAGTGATCAGCCAGCGGATCTAGGCGTGCTGCCATCAACAGAGGAACAGGAAAAGTACCATATAAAAATTGTAAAGGTAAATGCCACACACAACAACATGGGTGGCATGGATGAAACAGACGCGCAAAAAACGGAGATCAATTCCCTCATTATAAATTACTTAAATAGCAACAATTAG
- the coaBC gene encoding bifunctional phosphopantothenoylcysteine decarboxylase/phosphopantothenate--cysteine ligase CoaBC: MLENKKIVLGICGSIAAYKSATLVRLLIKAGANVQVVMTPEATDFITPLTLSTLSKNPVLVDYFTPETGEWNNHVELGLWADLFLIAPASANTLAKMAGGLCDNLLTAIYLSAKCPVYFAPAMDLDMWKHSSTVENVDRLISFGNVLIKPGNGELASGLHGEGRMAEPEEIIDFISADLKKGLPLVNQKILVTAGPTYEAIDPVRFIGNHSSGKMGFAIADELVKLGADVVLVTGPTAQVSHQRAVKRVDVTSAAQMLAACEQYYADVKACIMSAAVADYTPVNVADQKIKKQGRNLNIELKTTVDILRTLGEKKHADQYLVGFALETNDEEQNAILKLKKKNLDFIVLNSLNDTGAGFKGDTNKITIIDSNLQKTIYDLKSKDEVALDICNKLVELIKG; this comes from the coding sequence ATGCTTGAGAATAAAAAGATTGTTTTAGGCATCTGTGGCAGTATAGCAGCTTATAAATCGGCTACACTGGTGCGTTTACTGATTAAAGCCGGAGCCAATGTGCAAGTAGTGATGACTCCCGAAGCTACCGACTTTATTACTCCCTTAACACTCTCCACCCTATCAAAAAACCCGGTACTGGTTGATTACTTTACGCCCGAAACAGGCGAGTGGAATAACCATGTTGAGCTGGGCCTATGGGCTGATCTTTTCCTGATAGCCCCGGCAAGTGCCAATACCCTGGCAAAAATGGCCGGCGGCCTTTGTGATAACCTGCTTACCGCCATATACCTGTCGGCTAAATGTCCGGTATACTTTGCCCCTGCTATGGACCTGGATATGTGGAAGCATTCGTCAACAGTAGAAAACGTTGACAGGCTGATATCATTTGGGAACGTATTGATAAAGCCAGGTAATGGTGAGCTGGCCAGCGGGCTGCACGGTGAGGGCCGGATGGCTGAACCTGAAGAGATCATCGATTTTATATCCGCAGATTTAAAAAAGGGACTCCCTTTGGTTAATCAAAAAATACTGGTTACCGCCGGGCCTACTTATGAGGCTATTGATCCTGTACGCTTTATCGGCAATCACTCATCAGGTAAGATGGGCTTTGCTATCGCTGATGAATTGGTTAAACTGGGGGCCGATGTTGTACTGGTTACCGGGCCTACGGCGCAAGTTAGCCATCAGCGGGCTGTTAAACGTGTTGATGTAACCTCTGCTGCGCAAATGCTGGCAGCCTGTGAGCAATATTATGCTGATGTAAAAGCCTGTATCATGAGCGCTGCGGTTGCAGATTATACTCCCGTAAACGTTGCTGATCAGAAAATAAAGAAACAAGGCAGAAATCTTAATATCGAACTAAAAACTACCGTTGATATTTTAAGAACATTAGGCGAAAAGAAACACGCTGACCAATACCTGGTAGGTTTTGCCCTTGAAACTAACGACGAAGAGCAAAACGCTATACTGAAACTAAAAAAGAAAAACCTTGATTTTATTGTATTAAATTCGCTTAACGATACCGGAGCGGGATTTAAAGGCGACACCAATAAAATAACCATTATTGACAGTAATCTGCAAAAAACTATATACGACCTTAAAAGCAAGGATGAAGTGGCCCTCGATATCTGCAATAAACTCGTTGAACTAATAAAAGGATGA